A section of the Paenibacillus odorifer genome encodes:
- a CDS encoding alpha-L-fucosidase, translated as MMESRFSQNKPEEQLALPSREQLEWQDLELGMFCHFGINTFCDQEWGEGNDSPAVFNPLHLDAHQWVSTAKEAGFRYFILTAKHHDGFCLWPTATSTYSVASSPWKEGRGDVVKECAEACRELGVGFGIYLSPWDRHEPCYADPQAYDDFYAIQLQELLTGYGPLTEIWFDGAGSEGRNYDWQRIMDLIKRHQPGAMVFNMGAPTIRWVGNEDGVAPYPCWNTANSARGSMFSEASLNWLPGTPSWVPAECDVPIRKDRWFWHPEEEHLLLSLEQLMDIYYRSVGHGATLLLNVAPDNRGLFPEADVQRLLEFGKEIRRRFDKALAVTAGTGDIVELELPAATVIDHAEIMEDIAYGERVEGYMLEAYSNGAWLELKRGSSIGHKKIDAFPPVVAEKIRLRVSEAAASPKIRRLAVYHCGESLE; from the coding sequence ATGATGGAAAGCAGATTTTCACAGAACAAGCCGGAAGAGCAACTGGCGCTGCCTTCTAGGGAACAGCTGGAGTGGCAGGACCTGGAGCTGGGGATGTTTTGCCATTTTGGCATCAATACGTTTTGCGATCAGGAGTGGGGAGAAGGCAATGATTCACCTGCGGTCTTCAATCCGCTTCATTTGGATGCCCACCAATGGGTTAGTACAGCCAAAGAAGCTGGATTCCGTTATTTTATACTGACAGCTAAACATCATGATGGCTTCTGCTTGTGGCCGACTGCGACAAGTACTTATTCTGTGGCTTCTAGCCCATGGAAAGAAGGTCGCGGCGATGTCGTCAAGGAATGCGCGGAGGCTTGCCGTGAACTTGGAGTTGGCTTCGGCATTTATTTGTCTCCGTGGGACAGACATGAGCCCTGTTATGCAGATCCGCAAGCGTACGATGATTTCTATGCCATACAATTACAAGAGTTGCTTACGGGCTATGGTCCGCTTACGGAAATTTGGTTCGACGGCGCAGGGTCGGAGGGCCGCAATTACGATTGGCAGCGGATTATGGATCTGATCAAGCGCCACCAGCCAGGCGCCATGGTGTTTAATATGGGGGCACCAACGATCCGCTGGGTTGGCAATGAGGATGGCGTTGCTCCTTATCCATGCTGGAACACTGCAAATTCTGCGCGGGGTAGCATGTTCAGTGAAGCTTCATTGAACTGGCTTCCCGGAACGCCGAGCTGGGTGCCTGCGGAATGCGATGTGCCCATCCGTAAAGACCGCTGGTTCTGGCATCCTGAGGAGGAGCATCTGCTGCTGTCTCTGGAGCAGCTAATGGATATTTATTATCGTTCGGTTGGACATGGGGCAACTTTGCTGCTCAATGTAGCCCCTGACAACCGCGGGCTGTTTCCGGAGGCTGATGTGCAGCGGCTGCTGGAATTCGGCAAGGAGATAAGACGCAGATTTGACAAGGCTCTGGCGGTAACAGCAGGTACTGGAGATATTGTTGAACTGGAATTGCCAGCAGCTACTGTGATTGATCATGCCGAGATTATGGAGGATATCGCTTACGGCGAAAGAGTAGAAGGATATATGCTGGAAGCGTACAGCAACGGAGCGTGGCTGGAGTTGAAGCGTGGCAGTTCGATTGGCCATAAGAAAATCGACGCCTTCCCTCCGGTTGTCGCAGAGAAAATCCGCTTACGGGTGTCAGAAGCTGCCGCAAGCCCCAAGATCAGACGGCTTGCCGTCTACCACTGCGGGGAATCGTTAGAATAA
- a CDS encoding glycoside hydrolase family 35 protein, with the protein MSLLTWNDGHYLLDGQPYRIVSGAIHYFRVVPEYWKDRLLKLKACGFNTVETYIAWNIHEPKEGEFVFDGMADVVSFIELAGELGLHVIVRPSPFICAEWEFGGLPGWLLAYGELQLRCCDPLYLSKVDRYYDELIPLLVPLLSTHGGPILAVQVENEYGSYGNDSGYLGYMRDGLVSRGIDVLLFTSDGPTDEMLLGGTLEDVHATVNFGSSTEESFRKYREYRSEEPLMVMEYWNGWFDHWMEDHHVRDAGDVAGVLDEILTQGSSFNMYMFHGGTNFGFYNGANHIVTYEPTTTSYDYDAPLTEWGDTTAKFEAVRSVLSNHGFAPTCPLPEPIPKISYGKVALTERAELFTASNLEKLSETVNSVCVQPMEKLGQSYGFILYSTYVKGPRSRQKLYIEGVRDRAQVFLDGQVLGVIERWNPLPLELSIPAGGAQLDILVENMGRINYGPLIRDPKGILDGVRIDNQLQYNWTIRTLPLEQEQLDSLAYKKHPVEKQQAATLSGLPGFYRGSFEAEEIGDTFLRFDGWNKGVAWINGFNLGRYWNAGPQRALYIPGPLLRKGRNEFVLLELHGRAETCEIELVNLPDLGRTSAVDDAVLNFVQDDNL; encoded by the coding sequence ATGAGCCTGCTCACCTGGAACGACGGACACTATTTGCTGGACGGACAGCCTTATCGTATCGTATCGGGAGCCATTCATTATTTTCGGGTTGTGCCTGAATATTGGAAAGACCGGCTGCTGAAATTGAAAGCCTGCGGATTCAATACCGTGGAGACCTACATCGCCTGGAATATACATGAACCTAAAGAAGGGGAGTTCGTATTTGATGGCATGGCCGATGTGGTATCTTTTATCGAACTGGCTGGTGAACTTGGGCTTCATGTTATTGTCAGACCGAGTCCATTCATCTGTGCGGAGTGGGAGTTCGGAGGCCTGCCGGGCTGGTTGCTAGCTTACGGGGAACTCCAGCTTCGCTGCTGTGACCCTCTTTATTTAAGCAAGGTAGACCGTTATTACGATGAGCTAATTCCTCTGCTGGTTCCGCTGCTCTCCACACATGGCGGACCAATTCTGGCCGTTCAGGTAGAAAATGAATATGGCAGCTATGGTAATGACAGTGGCTACCTGGGCTATATGCGTGATGGACTGGTCAGCAGAGGGATCGATGTGCTGCTATTTACTTCCGACGGGCCAACCGATGAGATGTTGCTCGGCGGAACACTGGAGGATGTGCATGCGACAGTCAATTTCGGCTCCAGTACAGAGGAATCCTTCCGCAAATATCGGGAATACCGCTCTGAAGAGCCGCTTATGGTGATGGAATACTGGAACGGCTGGTTTGATCACTGGATGGAGGATCATCATGTACGCGATGCCGGGGATGTAGCAGGTGTTCTGGATGAGATTCTGACACAGGGCTCCTCATTTAATATGTACATGTTCCATGGTGGAACCAATTTTGGTTTCTATAATGGTGCGAATCATATCGTCACCTACGAGCCAACGACTACAAGTTATGACTATGATGCCCCGCTCACGGAATGGGGAGATACGACGGCGAAATTTGAAGCTGTCCGGTCGGTACTCAGCAACCATGGATTTGCCCCGACTTGTCCACTCCCTGAGCCGATTCCGAAGATTTCTTACGGGAAAGTCGCTTTGACGGAAAGAGCGGAACTATTCACGGCTTCCAATCTGGAGAAGTTATCAGAGACGGTGAACAGCGTGTGTGTACAGCCGATGGAGAAGCTCGGACAATCCTATGGTTTTATATTGTACAGCACTTATGTGAAAGGGCCGCGCTCTAGACAGAAACTCTACATCGAGGGCGTGCGCGATCGGGCGCAGGTCTTCCTGGATGGACAGGTGCTTGGGGTGATTGAGCGCTGGAATCCGCTGCCACTGGAACTTTCCATCCCCGCTGGGGGAGCGCAGCTGGATATCCTCGTCGAGAACATGGGACGAATCAATTACGGGCCGCTCATTCGCGATCCGAAAGGGATTCTGGACGGGGTTCGGATTGATAACCAGCTGCAATATAACTGGACGATTCGTACTTTGCCGTTGGAACAGGAACAGCTGGATTCACTAGCGTACAAGAAGCACCCGGTGGAGAAGCAGCAAGCTGCGACCCTTTCGGGTCTGCCCGGATTCTACCGGGGCAGCTTCGAGGCGGAGGAGATTGGCGATACCTTTCTACGATTCGATGGATGGAATAAAGGGGTCGCCTGGATCAATGGTTTTAATCTGGGCCGCTACTGGAACGCAGGGCCGCAACGCGCCCTATATATCCCGGGCCCATTGCTGCGCAAGGGGCGCAATGAATTTGTTCTTTTGGAGCTGCATGGCCGTGCGGAGACTTGCGAGATTGAGCTTGTGAACCTTCCTGATCTGGGAAGAACTTCGGCCGTCGATGACGCCGTGTTGAATTTTGTGCAGGATGATAACTTGTAG
- a CDS encoding polysaccharide lyase family 8 super-sandwich domain-containing protein has protein sequence MRKPSLFLVLVLIVDLFSSCGGVLYPSHSRASAAASNLMLNGSFENTTTALDSTWTGVTDAAPVGWSLWVPTGSGKGTNKTANIKIDAGTAHEGTRSMLFDAFATSRISINQGVTSVIPGKSYRLKVWLKTDNVTGQGAHFRTQYYNTAKVGDGPSSPKITGTQDWSMQQVLLTMPANATKLVIEPFLETGKGKLWIDDIALEEYAGLTGIALDRTAFSMVKGDTVALLPTLSPITAVDKTVVWTSSNPEAATVDALGNVMGTGIGSSTIKIATPDGSLAAECLVTVEAPDTIQAYNKLRLKWYDRLSGGQYDGSDPDIAASISAQAASAAALWESMDKSSGRTSLWSDTASTTDSQFITSAYNRLKTMALAYSVEGSELYGNSVLVNDIVSAINWMYTNRYNPSKSAYGNWWDWEIGTPQIVNDLMVLMYDHLTPQQINQYLAAIDAFCPDPKVGSVLGVKGTKMTGANLLDKALVVTVRGVIGNNSAKIIQGRDSIGSEYVYTTHGDGVYKDGSLVQHNNIAYTGGYGSVWLKGTADMSYLLTDSPWPITDPNVLNIYEWVAQTYEPVIYNGQFMDSVNGRGISRKGSGSARGLIVTLLRMAETAPENIAVSIKQAVKEWISANMTSGNYYEGLSLADITIVKKLMNDGKINPRGALIKNQVFAGMDRVVHLREGYGFGLSLFSNRISAFEKGNNENLKGWYTGIGMTYLYNQDLTQYRNDFWPTVNSYRLSGTTTDGSGQGMVPVEWKSYMNPKTWVGGSSLEGLYGAAGMDFSLSQVTGSDLQGKKSWFMFDDEIVALGSGISKSTAGPQSVETIIDNRMLNEVGNNKLLINGAVEPSQSGWSATLKNVQWAHLEGNVPGSDVGYYFPEAPSILAQREARTGSWKEINATQSDVPITRNYLSLAVEHGDTPTNGSYSYVLLPNRDIAGTEDYSGNPDIEVLSNSKDVHAVREKKLGITAANFWNAGTVDFIKARNPASVMIQQTDQELIVSVSDPTQSQNLLALELDVPGLTLLSKDSKTEVVQASANTVITVDVKNSIGATHVLKFNITEGETPKDEYDELRGRWVEYLTGGQSFDPNNPDIAKSIKTLSDKISNQERTGFWDTMNKQMNRTYLWSDKPGSTADAFDTAASYNRLKDMAIAFSTSGSPLYENMQLKSDILDGLDFLYANWYNETKLEKGNWFEWEIGIPLALGDTMALMFEYLSADQITKYTKAIDKFCPDPTKRTNQPSLMETGANRLDKALAVVLRGIYNRDSAKIKQGRDAVSQVLPYVTRGDGFYEDGSFIQHNNIAYTGSYGAVLLGDMMKMMTLLTGSSWPLTDTNMKNVYNWVTDSYEPLVYRKLMMDMVFGRSIARGNRQLVPWSHILRLASSAPPEQAARFKSMVKYWFEADTVVESYYDGLRVADIVLLQTLMDDPEVQPSGDLTVHKQFSAMDRIVHHRPGYAFGISMSSARIANYEAGTENLKGWYTGEGMTYLYNEDLDQYADAFWPTVNAYRLPGVTSDGATRGAAKTTSKTWVGGSSIDGLYGAAGMDLDPDNSTLSGKKSWFMFDDEIVALGAGITSTDNRKVETIVDNRKLKASGDNVLTVNGEAKPSALGWSESMNQVHWAHLEGNVPGSGIGYYFPDAPTIDGLRESRTGAWKDINQGGSTEPITRNYASLSIAQGTNPVNQSYSYVLLPNQDETATARYSSSPDIEIIANTDSVQAVKEQKLGLMAMNFWVPGMIESVRANHPASIIIKESGDELTIAISDPTQSQSVVNVDVGRTALEELMKDPTVTVLQTSPRIELAIHTSGSKGKSHVVKFRIDPNAEPSEPSDSEPDEAAITKLYVSEDAYVNGGSKAAVNYSSVNYLQIRNGSGDTDRRVYLKFDLSPFVGEVGSVKLNVFGKTNDGAGTLSDIGVFGVQDDDWTEATLNYNNAPKIGTQAALQTFSGPEQWRQFDITSWVGTEFPSDPVISLALRQVGYNLATDIRSRKNENGKYAAYLEILPKDTTPPVTKATILGETGEGGAYKGKVNITFDVTDQSNGGAVGWGVKRTEYRLNGGAWNTVTQSVYIEKPGTFGIDYRSVDKAGNVEPFRQLQVTVMEPTERVSTAISGPESLGVGETGTVVTSVVYSDGSRYIVTEGIVYESSDPNVASIGKDGHIEAKGPGVSVISSVYDNTTASYLLKVYEQLPELVSISLSGPTSLEIGQSGKVVTTAVYSDDSHLTVTEGVIYESSNRKVATVTATGQLQALDPGMTVITASYGGRQSSLTLQILQAEDNTSTVPSPQPQVPSVPEVTAGRLQLNAASLNDLSAAIVYEGKLRMLVLPGMAADMLKQKPLRVEASNFNVTLPAVVLQQLRGLIPAEQLAGSQIFLEASEVNGEAAQRILASAEKKSGAVLNQAGEFLFFNLYIVAGDGTRSILHQFVEPVTLELNAYPEAKRNLLGGYYFPDSGNIEYAGGSWLKGKVALRTEHLGTYAVLEYNKSYDDVPSGHWAAAVVQELTAKHLIQGVGLRNFEPNRSVTRAEFTAMLIRLLGLEGKSSTAFADVSADEWYAEEVAQAVEAGIVHGVSETLFAPEAPITRQEMAVMVMRAYQYVSGKKVEPKPVIQFGDLRAAASWARESIIAAQALGLIQGRSDQQFAPGGSATRAESAMVLYNLLAIKTEK, from the coding sequence ATGCGTAAACCAAGTCTATTTTTAGTATTAGTTCTCATTGTTGATCTTTTTTCTTCCTGTGGGGGAGTTCTTTATCCCTCGCATAGCAGGGCATCTGCGGCTGCATCAAATCTTATGCTTAACGGAAGCTTTGAGAATACAACGACAGCCCTTGACTCAACCTGGACAGGGGTTACAGACGCTGCTCCGGTGGGCTGGAGCTTATGGGTCCCTACAGGTAGCGGGAAAGGCACGAATAAAACAGCGAATATCAAGATAGACGCTGGCACTGCGCATGAAGGAACCCGGTCCATGCTGTTCGATGCCTTTGCCACAAGCAGGATTTCCATCAATCAGGGGGTAACTTCGGTTATCCCCGGTAAATCCTACAGACTTAAAGTCTGGCTAAAGACGGACAACGTCACTGGACAGGGAGCCCACTTTAGAACACAGTATTACAATACTGCCAAAGTGGGAGATGGACCTTCCTCTCCCAAAATAACAGGCACACAGGACTGGAGTATGCAGCAAGTACTTCTAACTATGCCGGCTAACGCGACGAAGCTAGTCATCGAGCCTTTTTTGGAGACTGGAAAAGGAAAGCTATGGATAGATGATATCGCATTGGAGGAATATGCGGGTCTTACAGGAATTGCGCTAGACCGTACGGCCTTTTCTATGGTCAAAGGGGACACGGTTGCACTTCTGCCCACTTTATCCCCTATAACGGCGGTGGATAAAACGGTAGTGTGGACTTCGAGCAATCCAGAAGCTGCGACTGTGGACGCACTTGGTAATGTAATGGGTACGGGGATCGGCTCTTCGACCATCAAGATCGCCACACCGGATGGTAGCCTTGCAGCCGAATGTCTGGTTACTGTCGAAGCTCCCGACACGATACAGGCCTACAATAAACTGAGGCTGAAATGGTACGACCGATTAAGTGGTGGTCAATACGATGGGAGTGATCCTGATATAGCTGCTAGTATTAGCGCTCAGGCTGCATCGGCTGCTGCACTTTGGGAGAGTATGGATAAATCCTCCGGCCGCACCTCCTTGTGGAGTGATACCGCGAGCACTACAGATTCGCAGTTTATTACAAGCGCTTACAATCGCTTGAAGACTATGGCATTGGCCTATTCTGTGGAGGGATCGGAGCTTTACGGCAACAGCGTTTTGGTGAATGATATTGTAAGCGCAATCAATTGGATGTATACAAACCGCTATAATCCGAGCAAAAGCGCTTATGGGAACTGGTGGGACTGGGAGATTGGCACGCCGCAGATTGTGAATGATCTTATGGTGCTCATGTATGACCATCTAACACCGCAGCAAATCAATCAGTATCTTGCGGCTATTGATGCCTTCTGTCCAGACCCAAAAGTAGGGTCGGTGCTTGGCGTTAAGGGCACGAAGATGACGGGAGCAAATCTACTAGATAAAGCGCTTGTGGTCACGGTAAGAGGCGTGATTGGCAACAACAGTGCAAAGATCATTCAGGGCCGTGATTCCATTGGCTCCGAGTATGTGTACACGACCCATGGTGACGGTGTGTATAAGGATGGTTCCCTCGTTCAGCATAATAATATTGCCTATACGGGAGGATATGGTTCGGTCTGGCTCAAAGGGACGGCGGATATGTCTTATCTGCTGACCGATTCTCCATGGCCAATAACGGACCCGAATGTTCTGAACATTTACGAATGGGTGGCTCAGACTTACGAGCCGGTGATCTACAACGGTCAATTTATGGATTCGGTAAATGGCAGAGGTATATCTAGAAAAGGAAGCGGCAGCGCAAGAGGGTTAATTGTCACCTTGCTGCGGATGGCTGAAACTGCTCCGGAGAATATTGCAGTATCCATTAAGCAAGCGGTGAAAGAATGGATCTCAGCGAATATGACATCCGGCAATTATTATGAAGGGTTGTCGCTTGCCGATATAACGATTGTGAAAAAGCTGATGAATGACGGGAAGATCAATCCAAGAGGAGCTCTCATTAAGAATCAGGTATTCGCCGGCATGGACCGGGTGGTTCATCTACGCGAAGGTTACGGCTTCGGCTTGAGTCTGTTCTCGAATCGCATCTCGGCGTTTGAGAAAGGGAACAACGAGAACCTGAAAGGATGGTATACGGGGATTGGAATGACCTATTTATACAATCAGGATCTGACCCAATACCGCAATGACTTCTGGCCTACCGTCAATTCCTACCGCTTGTCTGGCACGACAACGGATGGATCGGGGCAGGGAATGGTGCCTGTGGAATGGAAAAGTTACATGAATCCGAAAACCTGGGTGGGTGGATCGTCGCTGGAAGGCCTATACGGTGCAGCAGGTATGGATTTCTCACTCTCCCAAGTGACCGGTAGCGATTTGCAAGGCAAGAAATCCTGGTTTATGTTCGATGATGAGATTGTGGCGCTTGGTTCGGGAATTTCCAAATCAACTGCCGGCCCGCAGTCTGTTGAGACGATTATCGATAACCGGATGCTAAACGAAGTGGGAAACAACAAACTTCTAATCAACGGAGCTGTAGAACCGTCACAGTCCGGATGGTCAGCGACGTTAAAGAACGTTCAATGGGCCCATCTGGAGGGTAATGTGCCAGGTTCCGACGTGGGCTACTATTTCCCTGAAGCTCCAAGTATACTGGCGCAACGTGAAGCCAGAACCGGCAGTTGGAAAGAGATTAATGCCACTCAATCCGATGTTCCCATTACGCGCAACTACTTAAGCCTGGCAGTTGAGCATGGAGATACGCCTACGAATGGCTCATACTCCTATGTTCTGTTGCCTAATCGTGACATTGCCGGTACTGAAGACTATAGTGGCAACCCGGATATCGAAGTGCTGAGCAACAGCAAGGATGTGCATGCAGTCAGAGAGAAAAAGCTGGGCATAACCGCCGCTAATTTCTGGAATGCCGGAACGGTGGATTTCATCAAGGCACGCAATCCAGCTTCCGTGATGATTCAGCAGACCGATCAGGAGCTTATCGTTTCGGTGTCTGATCCTACACAATCGCAAAACCTATTGGCCCTAGAACTGGATGTGCCGGGGTTGACATTGCTCAGCAAAGACAGCAAGACGGAAGTAGTGCAAGCTTCGGCAAATACAGTTATAACGGTGGATGTGAAGAATTCTATAGGGGCAACGCATGTATTGAAATTTAATATTACTGAAGGAGAGACTCCAAAAGACGAATATGACGAGCTTCGTGGAAGATGGGTGGAGTATTTGACCGGAGGGCAATCCTTCGACCCGAATAACCCGGACATTGCCAAGTCTATAAAAACTTTATCCGATAAGATCAGTAATCAGGAGCGAACTGGATTCTGGGATACGATGAACAAGCAAATGAACCGTACTTATTTATGGAGCGATAAGCCGGGCAGCACAGCGGATGCTTTTGATACGGCAGCCTCTTATAACCGGTTGAAGGATATGGCTATTGCCTTTTCGACATCCGGCTCACCATTGTACGAGAATATGCAGTTGAAATCAGATATTCTGGATGGTTTAGATTTCCTATACGCGAATTGGTATAACGAAACCAAACTGGAGAAAGGCAATTGGTTCGAATGGGAGATCGGCATTCCGCTTGCATTGGGAGATACGATGGCCTTAATGTTCGAGTATTTGTCAGCCGATCAGATTACCAAATATACCAAAGCCATTGATAAATTCTGCCCGGACCCAACCAAACGGACCAATCAACCCTCGTTGATGGAAACCGGCGCGAATCGGCTGGATAAAGCACTGGCAGTGGTCTTGAGGGGCATTTATAATCGTGACAGCGCGAAGATCAAACAAGGGCGGGATGCGGTTAGCCAAGTATTACCCTATGTGACCCGCGGAGACGGATTTTATGAGGACGGCTCCTTTATCCAGCATAATAATATTGCTTATACCGGCAGTTATGGGGCTGTGTTGCTTGGCGATATGATGAAAATGATGACTTTGCTGACAGGGTCCTCTTGGCCGCTGACTGATACCAATATGAAGAATGTATACAACTGGGTAACGGATTCTTATGAACCTCTTGTCTACAGAAAATTAATGATGGATATGGTGTTCGGTAGATCGATAGCCCGGGGAAACCGGCAGCTCGTGCCTTGGTCGCATATTTTGCGGCTGGCTTCTTCCGCGCCACCGGAGCAAGCGGCCCGATTTAAATCGATGGTGAAGTATTGGTTCGAAGCCGATACGGTAGTAGAAAGTTATTACGACGGTCTAAGAGTAGCCGATATTGTTCTGCTCCAGACGCTTATGGACGATCCAGAGGTGCAGCCATCAGGAGACCTTACTGTGCACAAACAGTTTTCGGCTATGGACCGGATTGTCCACCATCGGCCTGGATATGCCTTTGGGATCAGCATGTCTTCGGCCCGAATCGCCAACTATGAAGCCGGGACGGAGAACCTGAAGGGTTGGTATACAGGCGAAGGCATGACCTATCTGTATAACGAGGATCTAGATCAATATGCTGATGCGTTCTGGCCGACCGTGAACGCTTACCGTCTACCTGGGGTTACCTCAGATGGGGCAACACGCGGTGCAGCCAAGACTACATCAAAAACATGGGTGGGAGGATCATCCATAGACGGCCTTTATGGAGCGGCCGGCATGGATCTGGATCCGGATAACAGCACATTGTCCGGTAAAAAGTCCTGGTTCATGTTCGATGATGAAATCGTAGCGCTTGGGGCAGGCATTACAAGCACAGATAACCGCAAGGTGGAGACCATCGTAGATAACCGTAAGCTCAAGGCGAGCGGAGACAATGTACTTACGGTCAACGGAGAGGCCAAGCCATCCGCGCTGGGTTGGTCTGAGTCAATGAATCAGGTGCATTGGGCACATCTGGAAGGCAATGTTCCCGGCTCGGGAATCGGTTATTATTTCCCTGATGCCCCAACGATTGACGGTCTGCGTGAGTCTCGGACTGGCGCATGGAAGGATATTAATCAAGGGGGATCAACGGAGCCGATTACGAGAAATTATGCCAGCCTGTCGATTGCTCAGGGAACGAATCCGGTGAATCAATCGTATTCGTATGTGCTTCTGCCGAATCAGGATGAAACGGCGACAGCGCGCTATAGCAGTAGTCCTGACATCGAAATTATAGCCAACACGGATAGTGTGCAAGCCGTCAAGGAACAGAAGCTGGGACTTATGGCTATGAACTTCTGGGTACCGGGAATGATCGAATCCGTGCGCGCCAATCATCCAGCCTCCATTATTATCAAGGAGTCTGGAGATGAACTGACGATAGCCATTTCGGATCCGACACAGTCTCAATCTGTGGTGAATGTGGATGTCGGCAGAACCGCGCTGGAAGAACTGATGAAAGATCCAACCGTAACGGTACTGCAGACCTCGCCGAGGATTGAACTCGCAATTCATACAAGCGGGTCCAAAGGAAAAAGCCATGTTGTCAAGTTCAGAATTGATCCGAATGCCGAACCTTCTGAGCCTTCCGATTCGGAACCAGACGAAGCGGCAATAACGAAGCTGTATGTTTCTGAAGATGCGTATGTCAATGGAGGATCGAAAGCTGCAGTCAATTATAGTTCGGTCAATTACTTGCAAATCAGAAATGGCAGCGGGGACACAGACAGAAGGGTTTATCTAAAATTCGATCTGAGTCCGTTTGTCGGCGAAGTCGGTTCTGTGAAGCTGAATGTGTTCGGAAAGACAAATGACGGGGCAGGCACTTTGTCCGATATCGGTGTATTTGGAGTCCAAGATGATGATTGGACGGAGGCAACGCTAAATTACAATAATGCTCCAAAAATCGGTACTCAAGCTGCGCTGCAGACTTTTTCCGGACCGGAGCAGTGGCGGCAGTTCGATATCACCTCATGGGTTGGCACGGAGTTCCCTTCCGATCCGGTGATAAGTCTGGCTCTTAGGCAGGTAGGCTATAATCTCGCCACAGACATAAGAAGCCGTAAGAATGAGAATGGCAAATATGCCGCGTATCTGGAAATTTTGCCGAAAGATACAACACCTCCAGTCACGAAGGCTACCATACTTGGAGAAACAGGAGAAGGGGGCGCATATAAGGGCAAAGTCAATATCACTTTTGATGTCACCGACCAATCCAATGGGGGAGCTGTCGGCTGGGGAGTCAAGCGGACAGAATACCGGCTCAATGGTGGTGCATGGAATACGGTTACTCAGAGCGTATATATCGAGAAGCCCGGAACCTTCGGGATTGATTATCGTTCGGTGGATAAGGCTGGTAATGTAGAGCCGTTCCGACAGCTTCAGGTGACGGTCATGGAGCCTACAGAAAGAGTCTCAACGGCAATTAGCGGTCCGGAAAGCCTGGGTGTCGGGGAGACCGGAACGGTGGTTACTTCGGTAGTGTACAGCGATGGCAGCCGTTATATAGTAACCGAAGGTATAGTCTATGAGAGCAGCGATCCTAACGTCGCAAGTATAGGCAAAGATGGCCATATTGAAGCCAAAGGCCCGGGCGTTTCGGTTATTTCATCCGTATATGACAACACGACCGCTTCCTATTTATTAAAGGTGTATGAACAACTGCCGGAGCTCGTCTCTATTTCGTTAAGCGGTCCGACATCCTTGGAAATAGGGCAGAGCGGTAAGGTGGTCACAACGGCGGTATATAGTGATGATAGCCACCTTACGGTAACCGAGGGTGTGATCTACGAGAGCAGTAACAGGAAGGTAGCCACAGTAACGGCAACGGGGCAGCTGCAAGCACTTGATCCGGGCATGACTGTGATTACTGCAAGTTACGGAGGACGGCAGAGCAGTCTGACGCTTCAGATTCTACAAGCGGAAGACAATACTTCAACTGTTCCGAGTCCGCAACCACAAGTGCCTTCCGTACCGGAGGTGACGGCGGGGCGGCTGCAACTAAACGCAGCTTCGTTGAACGATCTTTCGGCAGCCATTGTCTACGAGGGTAAATTAAGAATGCTAGTATTGCCGGGGATGGCAGCAGACATGCTCAAACAGAAGCCGCTTCGGGTAGAGGCTTCTAACTTTAATGTGACCCTTCCGGCAGTGGTGCTTCAACAATTGCGGGGTTTGATTCCTGCGGAGCAATTGGCCGGTAGCCAGATCTTTCTGGAGGCTTCTGAGGTGAATGGGGAAGCGGCGCAGAGAATACTAGCTAGCGCAGAGAAGAAATCTGGTGCAGTGCTAAACCAGGCAGGAGAGTTCCTTTTCTTTAACCTGTATATTGTTGCTGGTGACGGTACAAGAAGCATACTTCACCAATTTGTTGAGCCCGTTACATTAGAGCTTAACGCCTACCCTGAGGCCAAAAGGAATTTGCTCGGCGGCTATTATTTTCCGGATTCCGGAAATATAGAGTATGCGGGCGGTTCCTGGCTGAAGGGCAAGGTGGCTTTGCGCACCGAACACTTAGGCACATATGCCGTGCTGGAATACAACAAATCGTATGACGATGTTCCTTCTGGACATTGGGCGGCGGCGGTTGTACAAGAGCTAACGGCCAAACATCTGATTCAAGGAGTCGGACTTCGGAATTTCGAGCCGAACCGGTCAGTGACCCGTGCAGAATTTACAGCTATGCTGATCCGCTTGCTGGGACTTGAAGGGAAATCATCTACAGCGTTTGCGGATGTATCTGCGGATGAGTGGTATGCGGAGGAAGTGGCGCAGGCTGTAGAGGCGGGGATAGTCCATGGGGTGAGTGAGACTCTCTTCGCTCCAGAAGCCCCTATTACCCGCCAAGAGATGGCGGTCATGGTGATGCGAGCCTACCAATATGTCAGCGGGAAAAAGGTGGAACCAAAGCCTGTAATCCAATTCGGTGACTTGCGTGCGGCTGCCTCATGGGCCCGTGAATCGATCATTGCTGCCCAAGCCCTTGGACTTATCCAGGGTCGAAGTGACCAGCAATTCGCTCCGGGAGGCTCAGCAACTCGAGCTGAGAGTGCAATGGTTCTATACAATCTTTTAGCAATTAAGACTGAAAAGTAA